The Blastococcus sp. HT6-4 genome window below encodes:
- a CDS encoding MFS transporter, which yields MSDPTAATAARAGTRPGALILALSLGVTTLSLLQSLVVPALGRIEDQLDVSAAAAGWVLTANLLAAAVLTPVLGRLGDLRGERPVILGILVVVSLGTLLAIVTTSLPLLLVARVLQGASYGLFPLSISVLRRELPEARLSVAMSIVSSTLAVGGVAGLVATGLLTGNGGDYRHPFWIGLAVALLSLALTAWLLPARPVTGSGTVDWWGAIVLGAGLVLLLLPVSQGHRWGWASPATLGCLAGAVVVLAGWVVLQRRTAQPLVRPAMLADRRTVVPNVAGLMTGIALFASFLAVLQYVQAPPEITGYGFGASVLEAAVVYLLPGGVVGIVVAPFAGRVVGRFGALPTLAAGALSGVAGFGVLAGLRGEPWLVIVAGILTQLSVTVAYAALPALVVDAVHEEETGVANAVNSIARSVGQALGSTLAVTLIAGSIDPATGLPRAVAFTLVALIGVVSTAIVVAVALLAMFGDRRRAARRGPDPLTDVEQATAGAGEWSPVSGIR from the coding sequence GTGTCCGACCCCACAGCCGCCACGGCAGCCCGGGCCGGAACCCGTCCCGGGGCGCTGATCCTCGCGCTGTCGCTCGGCGTGACGACGCTGTCGCTCCTGCAGAGCCTGGTCGTCCCCGCGCTGGGCCGGATCGAGGACCAGCTCGACGTCTCGGCCGCCGCCGCCGGGTGGGTGCTCACCGCGAACCTGCTCGCCGCGGCCGTCCTCACCCCCGTGCTCGGCCGGCTCGGCGACCTCCGGGGCGAGCGGCCCGTCATCCTCGGCATCCTCGTGGTCGTCTCGCTCGGCACCCTGCTGGCGATCGTGACGACGTCGCTGCCGCTGCTGCTCGTCGCCCGCGTGCTGCAGGGCGCCTCCTACGGCCTGTTCCCCCTGTCGATCAGCGTGCTGCGCCGCGAGCTGCCCGAGGCGCGGCTCAGCGTGGCGATGTCGATCGTCAGCAGCACCCTCGCCGTCGGCGGGGTGGCCGGACTCGTGGCGACCGGGCTGCTCACCGGGAACGGCGGCGACTACCGGCACCCCTTCTGGATCGGGCTCGCCGTCGCACTGCTGTCCCTGGCGCTCACCGCGTGGCTGCTGCCGGCCCGTCCGGTCACCGGGAGCGGCACGGTCGACTGGTGGGGCGCGATCGTGCTCGGGGCCGGCCTGGTGCTCCTGCTGCTGCCGGTCTCGCAGGGCCACCGCTGGGGGTGGGCGTCCCCGGCCACCCTCGGCTGCCTGGCCGGAGCCGTGGTGGTGCTCGCCGGCTGGGTGGTGCTGCAACGGCGCACCGCACAGCCGCTCGTCCGCCCCGCCATGCTCGCCGACCGGCGCACCGTCGTGCCGAACGTGGCCGGGCTCATGACCGGCATCGCCCTGTTCGCCTCGTTCCTCGCCGTCCTGCAGTACGTGCAGGCGCCGCCGGAGATCACCGGGTACGGCTTCGGGGCCAGCGTGCTGGAGGCGGCGGTGGTCTACCTGCTGCCCGGCGGCGTCGTCGGCATCGTCGTGGCGCCGTTCGCCGGCCGGGTCGTCGGCCGGTTCGGCGCCCTGCCCACCCTGGCCGCCGGGGCGCTGTCCGGGGTCGCCGGGTTCGGCGTGCTGGCCGGGCTGCGCGGGGAGCCGTGGCTGGTGATCGTCGCCGGCATCCTCACCCAGTTGTCCGTCACCGTCGCCTACGCCGCGCTCCCCGCCCTGGTCGTCGACGCGGTGCACGAGGAGGAGACCGGGGTCGCGAACGCGGTGAACTCGATCGCCCGCTCGGTCGGCCAGGCGCTGGGCAGCACCCTCGCCGTCACCCTGATCGCCGGGAGCATCGACCCGGCCACCGGCTTGCCGCGGGCCGTCGCCTTCACCCTGGTGGCGCTCATCGGGGTGGTCTCCACCGCGATCGTCGTGGCCGTGGCGCTCCTGGCGATGTTCGGCGACCGGCGACGGGCTGCCCGGCGGGGTCCCGACCCGCTGACCGACGTGGAACAGGCCACCGCCGGCGCCGGGGAGTGGTCACCGGTCTCGGGCATCCGCTGA
- a CDS encoding YihY/virulence factor BrkB family protein: MARPTGSSSRTAADTRFHGNRAATDPAPDDDVVNGTRADYAPTGADTGTGTGATVKRAAKEFSEDGMTDWAASLTYYGVLALFPALTALAAIAGIFTTPQQLTDALTAVVPQSAAETLNPVIEDIAGNNSAAGFALVLGLIGALWTASGYVGAFTRAANVVYETPEGRKFLKLKPLQLLITLVGILFAALIVAMLVLSGPVVDAVAQAIGLGDTALTVWTWAKWPVILVVLALMIAVLYYSTPNVKLRGFKFISPGAAVAIVVAVVASALFAFYVANFGNYNATYGALAGVVIFLIWFWLINLALLFGIEFDAEMERSKELKDGVPRADKEIQLDARDEPKDQQTT; this comes from the coding sequence ATGGCCCGACCCACCGGCTCGTCCAGCCGCACCGCGGCGGACACCCGCTTCCACGGCAACCGTGCCGCGACCGACCCCGCACCCGACGACGACGTCGTCAACGGAACACGGGCCGACTACGCCCCGACCGGCGCCGACACCGGCACCGGAACGGGCGCGACGGTCAAGCGCGCCGCCAAGGAGTTCAGCGAAGACGGCATGACCGACTGGGCCGCCTCGCTGACGTACTACGGCGTGCTGGCCCTCTTCCCCGCGCTCACCGCCCTGGCGGCCATCGCGGGCATCTTCACCACCCCGCAGCAGCTCACCGACGCGCTGACCGCGGTGGTGCCCCAGTCCGCGGCGGAGACCCTCAACCCGGTCATCGAGGACATCGCGGGCAACAACAGCGCGGCCGGCTTCGCCCTCGTGCTCGGTCTCATCGGTGCGCTGTGGACCGCGTCCGGCTACGTCGGGGCGTTCACCCGCGCGGCGAACGTCGTCTACGAGACGCCCGAAGGCCGCAAGTTCTTGAAGCTGAAGCCGCTGCAGCTGCTGATCACCCTGGTCGGCATCCTGTTCGCGGCGCTGATCGTCGCCATGCTCGTGCTCAGCGGGCCGGTGGTCGACGCGGTCGCCCAGGCGATCGGCCTGGGCGACACCGCCCTGACCGTCTGGACCTGGGCCAAGTGGCCGGTCATCCTCGTCGTCCTGGCGCTGATGATCGCCGTGCTCTACTACTCGACCCCGAACGTGAAGCTGCGCGGGTTCAAGTTCATCAGCCCCGGCGCCGCCGTGGCCATCGTGGTCGCGGTCGTCGCCTCGGCGCTGTTCGCGTTCTACGTGGCCAACTTCGGCAACTACAACGCCACCTACGGCGCGCTCGCCGGCGTGGTGATCTTCCTGATCTGGTTCTGGCTGATCAACCTCGCCCTGCTCTTCGGCATCGAGTTCGACGCCGAGATGGAGCGGAGCAAGGAGCTGAAGGACGGCGTCCCGCGGGCCGACAAGGAGATCCAGCTCGACGCCCGCGACGAGCCGAAGGACCAGCAGACGACGTAA
- a CDS encoding hemerythrin domain-containing protein: MTRSIADQTIAELGGHASVLVHQRRDHAELERLLHELGTTTGTAQEEVLTRLDRLVFSHAFAEEVVLWPVLRRVLPDGDQLTRQVEEEHQEVNELVSALERDGLDDPRRPERLARLAEVLREDARDEEDVLFPRLQERLTPGELRALGRRWAIVRRVSPTRPHPTVSRRPPGNALSGLPLTLVDRTRDVVDAGVRRVPDRFAPVGRAVSQGLAAVAGVVERVPLARRGDGPPTSR; the protein is encoded by the coding sequence GTGACCCGATCCATCGCCGACCAGACCATCGCGGAGCTCGGCGGGCACGCCAGCGTGCTCGTCCACCAGCGCCGCGACCACGCCGAGCTCGAGCGCCTGCTGCACGAGCTCGGCACCACCACCGGCACCGCCCAGGAGGAGGTGCTGACGCGCCTGGACAGGCTGGTCTTCAGCCACGCGTTCGCCGAGGAGGTGGTGCTGTGGCCGGTGCTCCGTCGCGTCCTGCCCGACGGCGACCAGCTCACCCGCCAGGTCGAGGAGGAGCACCAGGAGGTCAACGAGCTGGTCAGCGCCCTCGAGCGGGACGGGCTCGACGACCCGCGCCGTCCCGAGCGGCTGGCTCGGCTCGCCGAGGTGCTCCGGGAGGACGCGCGCGACGAGGAGGACGTGCTGTTCCCCCGGCTGCAGGAGCGGCTCACCCCCGGGGAGCTCCGCGCGCTGGGCCGCCGCTGGGCGATCGTGCGCCGCGTGTCCCCGACGCGGCCGCACCCCACCGTCTCCCGCCGGCCACCGGGCAACGCCCTCTCGGGCCTGCCGTTGACGCTCGTCGACCGCACCCGCGACGTCGTCGACGCGGGCGTCCGCCGCGTGCCGGACCGGTTCGCCCCGGTCGGCCGGGCGGTGAGCCAGGGCCTGGCCGCCGTCGCCGGCGTCGTCGAGCGGGTGCCGCTCGCCCGCCGGGGCGATGGGCCGCCGACCAGCCGCTGA
- a CDS encoding acyl-CoA dehydrogenase family protein: MSDRSTITSDFYDLEALLDDDDRALLHRVRGFMDEQVEPIINEYWTRAEFPHQLIPAMAELGIAGTSIQGYGCRGRSPLLDGMISMELSKGDPSISTFMGVHGGLAMGSIYLCGSEEQKERWLPAMARMELIGAFGLTEPEHGSDVARGLQTTCRRDGDSWVLDGEKKWIGNASFADLTIIWARDVDTERVLGFVVEAGTPGFTTVNLEDKIALRVVQNAHITLAGVRVPEENRLQEAHSFRETADVLRMTRAGVAWSAVGCSRGAYEHALRYALGREQFGQPIVEFQLVQDLLVRMLGNITSSVAMCARLSQLQGAGTMTDEQASLAKAFCTMRMRETVGWARELMGGNGILLENHVGRYVADAEAIYSYEGTREVNTLIVGRGVTGASAIV; encoded by the coding sequence ATGAGCGACCGGTCGACGATCACGTCGGACTTCTACGACCTCGAGGCCCTGCTCGACGACGACGACCGGGCGCTGCTGCACCGGGTGCGCGGGTTCATGGACGAGCAGGTCGAACCGATCATCAACGAGTACTGGACGCGAGCGGAGTTCCCGCACCAGCTCATCCCGGCCATGGCCGAGCTGGGCATCGCCGGCACCTCGATCCAGGGGTACGGCTGCCGGGGCCGCTCGCCGCTGCTCGACGGGATGATCTCCATGGAGCTGTCCAAGGGCGACCCCTCGATCTCCACGTTCATGGGCGTCCACGGCGGCCTGGCCATGGGGTCGATCTACCTCTGCGGCTCCGAGGAGCAGAAGGAGCGCTGGCTGCCGGCCATGGCCCGCATGGAGCTGATCGGCGCGTTCGGGCTCACCGAGCCCGAGCACGGCTCCGACGTGGCCCGCGGCCTGCAGACGACGTGCCGGCGGGACGGCGACTCCTGGGTGCTCGACGGCGAGAAGAAGTGGATCGGCAACGCCAGCTTCGCCGACCTGACCATCATCTGGGCCCGGGACGTCGACACCGAGCGGGTGCTCGGCTTCGTCGTCGAAGCGGGGACACCGGGCTTCACCACCGTGAACCTCGAGGACAAGATCGCGCTGCGCGTGGTGCAGAACGCGCACATCACCCTCGCGGGCGTCCGGGTGCCCGAGGAGAACCGGCTGCAGGAGGCGCACAGCTTCCGCGAGACCGCCGACGTGCTGCGGATGACCCGCGCCGGCGTCGCCTGGTCGGCCGTGGGCTGCTCCCGCGGGGCCTACGAGCACGCCCTGCGCTACGCCCTGGGGCGGGAGCAGTTCGGCCAGCCGATCGTGGAGTTCCAGCTCGTGCAGGACCTGCTGGTGCGCATGCTCGGCAACATCACCTCCTCGGTGGCGATGTGCGCCCGCCTGTCGCAGCTGCAGGGCGCAGGGACGATGACCGACGAGCAGGCGTCGCTGGCCAAGGCCTTCTGCACCATGCGGATGCGCGAGACCGTCGGCTGGGCCCGCGAGCTCATGGGCGGCAACGGCATCCTGCTGGAGAACCACGTGGGCCGCTACGTCGCCGACGCCGAGGCCATCTACTCCTACGAGGGCACCCGCGAGGTGAACACGCTGATCGTCGGCCGGGGCGTGACCGGCGCCAGCGCCATCGTCTGA